The genomic interval ATGTGGAGTGTTTTATGAACTGATCTCTGACCTGTTATCGTGATGTCTTCTTGGTAGTTGATCGACTCTTTTGCCTGGGAACTCGGCACACTGAAGAAGGAAATGGGGAAGAAAGAGCCAGAAGAAGACCACAAGACGGATCCACTCCTTGGGTGAGTTTACACTGTGTCTGCGCATAATACTTAATACATAATaccgtcagctaaatgacatataaTGTAACAATTTAATGCAGTGCTGTTCCCCACGACCACCAGCAGAGAGCGCTCTTTAAAGGCTGTTTGTGAAATGGGATGGCTGACACAAAGCTGTCAACAAACTGTTATGTAGTGTGTTCTGAAGTAGACAGTAGGTAATTATACCATTAGTAATACAacataaagtacatttacttctactacatttcagagggaaatagtTAGGCCACTACAGTTATTTACATCTATAATTAAAAGTTGTTTTGCGTTGTTCGTCTAGTGTTTCTTTTCTGAATACTCAGATTATCAATATATTAATTACTttacttattattttatttacaatgatCTCCATCTCTTTTAGTCCTTTTATATTGCTACTAtctatataaaagaaaaatcctGTGTGACTTGACAGTGGGCTTTGAGATATCTTAAAAGTAAAAGCCAACAAACAATGTTATCCATTATTTCAATACTTTTCgtcccaaataaaaaaataaataggcaattttttaaaatcttaattAGTTTTCTTGGAGTGACCGCTATCGGTTAATAGTCCCTCCTAACGCAGCCGCCTGTGCTGCGTTAACACAGTGAGAGTAactatcataataataataataacttatgAGAGTAACTATTATGTTACAACATACTTCAGGGTTAGTGTGGAGCTCAGCTGAAGTCCACCTCACTCGTTAGAGTTCTTAGTCACTTCTATTCAccaaattattgttttattttacttcagtttctctcccttttctgcaaaaataactattttctGGTGAATGACTATTTCTGTTTTGCTACAGGAACATGGAAGAATTCAAGTACTCCCACTTATCGACTTCATCGCCAACtatgtgtgtctttatttattattattaaactatgCATACTTTTGTAGCTGCCCCCATTTTTTATTCTATGTATTTTAGTGGAAATGTACTTTATGTGGTGAGTCCAAGCTTTAGTAAGTCTGTTCCACCTCAAAATAGATAATACACTTTacagattttatttaaatgttattttgtctCATTGAGACAAAGGGTCTCATTTTCATGGGGAATTCTCTGTAAAAATGAGCTCATTAGTGAAGGAGATATTCCAATCACACGACATCCGGTTGACAGTTGCAGCCCCATTCGTGTTCATCACAGGGACTGAGCACTCCACACGTGTGTTTTCAGACTGGGCGACGAGGTGGGAGGTCTCTTCCTGCAGGCTTCCCCCTGTACTGGGATCAGAGCGGCGCCGGCCCGAGTCAGAGACTCGGGCTACGACTCGCTCCATCGGCGGCTCAGCGTTCTGGACCGACTGGTGCAGACGCACGCCGTGTGGCTGCAGCTGGGCCTCAGCCACCAGGACGCCATGCGTGTACTGCAGAGCCAACCTACCGGGGTAAAGGAACGGCCTTGAGTCCACACTGTTGACTAAAAGCAGAAACAATAACTTTAACACCACAAACCACAGCCTACAAAATTATTGATACCAATAAATTAatcttcaacaacaacagtgtaTGAAGACACACCTGATCACATCTCTAATTGGCACTTCTTTCCCTCAACCTGAACACTTTGTAATCCAGACAGACACAAGTGATGCATTTAACATGATGTGCTCCGTCAGGAGTTGATTGGTGCGTGGGGGCACATGAGGCCCTCTTTAGAAGAGTGGAAAGCACACTGACATTAATCTCTCAGAAGACACTTGAGTAGCAACACTCCATCGAGGGTGACGTAGtcgtttcatgtgtttttgtattatgACATTCCCCCCGGCCTGCAGACATTTGTGGTGAGGAAGTCGACTAGCCTGCAGAGGAAAGTCTTATCTGTACGCATGAACAAAGACTCTGCGCTTCCCATCAAGGACTTCCCTGTGAAGGAGAGCCAGTACAGTAAGTTTCCGAGAACCcttgacttgtgtttttattttgactttgaaGTCTAGAAGCTGCTTAACAGGTTAAtgagtcctcctcctctggcaACTCAAGCTTCGTGACTTGTAGTATCATAGAGGTTTTGATTatcatgacctcatgtctagtgtgtgtgtgtgtgtgtgtgtgtgtgtgtgtgtgtgtgtgtgtgtgtgtgtgtgtgtgtgtgtgtgtgtgtgtgtgtgtgtgtgtgtgtgtgtgtgtgtgtgtgtgtgtggtgtgtgtgtgtgtgtgtgtgtgtgtgtgtgtgtgtgtgtgtgtgtgtgtgtgtgtgtgtgtgtgtgtgtgtgtgtgtgtgtgtgtgtgtcaacaatgGGCTGAAGGAACCTTTTAGgtcaggggtgtcaaactcatgttcaccgcgggccacatcagcattatgttgccctcaaagggccggttgtaactgtaacactgtatactTGTAACTACTCCCGAGCATATtgttaaaaaactgtttttgcatttgattattgtttatttaagtgtaaatatattgtacatgcatttctataaatgtaaaaatatatataagcacatttctataatattataaaatatatcaattttattatatttattataacccacattactgttatcaaagatcaaacacacattattacatgacctttgttcaaagctttttacGTCACGGTTGAGAAGAACTTAACTCAACAAATAGTGacctgctaagaacatgtgtgacagatgtggtctggaccagtggttctccactggtctggggcaatggttctccactggtctttggtagtggttctccactggtctgactgggacccaccatcacccctAAATGACAACCCAGAtcaaggaacattttcaacttctcaaattgatttaatgaaaatatgattgcttgaacctgagatagtaaaGAATCTCACAGTGTGCACAAAACAACTAGTTAGGAATATTCCAAGTCAATTATAAACccaaaagtgcatcttaaggacacaatgtaaacataaataacaattcagtaacttcatactttaaaaaaaatattcaacagtgctttcatgcacaaacatgaaataaaagtctagtgagaagtagtttttaaaaagtcagtgcgttgaggagcagcttttaaCCACAAACTCtaaataaagtaaacaacaagtgtaattaaaaaagatttgttaaCTTTTCCTATGATTATCTTATTAGTAGGTgaatactgaaaaacattaagCAGCACTCAGTTCCACCTTAGTGTAACACTGACACAGACCTGATGGAGGAATTCATAATGGACTTTTAAttcaaagtcaatgcacagacgcgtatGGATGTGATTAACGTGTCATTTCCGCCGGGCGTGTAAATGACGCGATGCGAAACATGCGCCTCATTCGTGCATGCTGAATAGTTTAACTCGGGcgaaaaaaagtgtgtgaggctgtgtcgttacagccaatcagcattgagatgcTGCGCCTGACGTCACGCCGTTGAATCAGACTATGGAGGATAAGTAGATAGTCTGGAAGCggccgtcatccagacgcagttcctggagaagctgtgtgcggctacggataatataatatatcagattaatattatgaacccagaaACAAGGGCTTGATggtccgacgtttgtgggacttccacaacacGTGCAAAGCaaaaatagtggttatttctttcatggtgGACCGCGGTAATgaactgtttccatggcgatGAGTCACGCCTCCTCTCCAGTGTTTAGAGCGCGAATGAGTCGACTGATCACAAATAGTCCGGCAAGTAAAGCAACGCGAGAGTTCGTTTCTCTTTTGGTGTCAACGCAGCATGAAGGAGAGTGAACAGACTCCGCTGCAGAAAaaatgaccttcaaaataaaagcacatgatttctttcataatttttttttaaagaaaaggtgATCATACGTCTTTCAAGCCGTCGCAGGCCACATAAAATGATGTGGCCAGATTCGGCCCGCgggccttgtgtttgacacctgtgtTTCAGGTCCTTGAAAAGTAGTCACGACAACAATGAGCTGAAGGAACCTTTTATGTTTGGTAACATGGATGGGGAAtttacttttcttcttccttctctctcaccCCATCCAAATGAATATGTCAATAAACCCActgttcttttcttccttgttCTGTTCTATTTTCAGTTAACCTGAAAAAAAGGGGTTTTCCTGACGCTTTTACTCAAACACCTCAGTGCTctgaatgtgtgttgttgttctggTGTGTGCTGACACTTTGGCACTAAACTGGAATTTCCAAAAGCTTAGCTGTCGAGAGAAGGTGCCTGCGTGTGAATCACGGCACACGGCAACCTTTACCCTCCGTTTTTTTTGCTGACTACTGGTAAAAGGTTGGAGACTCTTTCTTGTCTCTCTTATGACCTGAAGAGaaaagacacataaacacacatttctcattCATTGAGAGATGCTTCATGTTCACATCATGTCTTCCTCACGAGGATCTGAGTATTTCCTTTATTCTGCAGAAGTTTTAACCCGAGAGATGCACAATGCAAATGCAAAACCTTTTTCTGCTTATCATTTTGAAGCCTTTAGgtttaatatgtgtgtatgtgcgagTGGAGGCACGTCCGCCgagtattcaattcaattcagtttattttgtatagcccaatatcacaaattaggaatttgcctcggagggctttacaatctgtacacatacgacatccctgacctttgacctcacatcggatcaggaaaaactccccaaaaataacctttcacagggaaaaaagggaagaaaccttcaggagagcaatcgaggaggatccctctccccggatggacagatgaatagatgtcatgtgaccagatgaacagagttacataaacacaatacatgaatatgacaaatgtatgactggacctccacaatccatgaaatagaaggaggtagagaggaggcaggggcgatcagcagggcatgccccagcagcctataagcctatagcagcatatcaaggggctggaccagggcaaacctgattcagccctaactataagcactattaaagaggaaagtcttaagtctattcttaaatgaggtgactgtgtctgcctcccggactgaaagtggaagctggttccataaaagaggagcttgataactgaaggctctggctcccatcctactttttaggactctaggaaccacaagtagccccgcatttagtgagcagctctctagtggggcaatatggtactacaagctccttaagatatgatggtgcatcaccaatcaaggctttgtaggtgaggagaagaattttaaatgtgattcttgattttacagggagccagtgcagagcagctaatacaggagtcatgtgatctcttttcttagtttttgtgagtacacgagctgcagcattctggatcaactggagggatttaagagacttattagagcagcctgataataaggagttgcagtaatctagtcatCTAGTAAGTCATCTTGCAATCAAATGTTCATACGTGCAAGTGCACATTGCTGTTCCCACTGGACACAACTATGGTCCTATGATACCTTCAAGTCCTTCATATTCAGTATTGTAAAGCACTGAAGTGTAAACCTTCAAATGACGTGGATCTGTTACTGCCGTCATTGCAACGGGTCTGTAAGCCGTTTGTATTGCCGACATACGTTTTATTCCTTTTATTGCATATGTTTTCCTGCCAGggtttcagtttttatttttagtgattatttgttattgttgctATTTGTTTCAATTTGTTGACACTTATAATACCAGTTGTATTACGTTATCCTCGTTATGTCTCGTGAAAAGGTTTTCTGTGTCCTGACCTCGTTGTGCTCTTCCTGCAGCCTTCTCCTTGCTGGGCTCCGGCCTGAGCTTCGCTGACCTGTTCCGTCTGGTGGCTTTTTGCTGCATCAGCAGGTGAGTCTCAGAAACACTTATTAATATGATCCACCTTTCACCTTTATGTTTAATACACATGATGGGAGGgcacctcctcctcactctgGTCACATAatgctgcattctttctactgaccaccagggggcgactcctctggtcgtatagaagtctatgcttcatgtgttaaagctgcattctctatcctgaccaccagggggcgactcctggttgtatagaagtctatataaatgactctacctctcttgatttattccctcagtaaacattgtaaacatgagtttatggtctcaatctctagtttcaagtcttcttcaatacagcatgatgttcatttagtaaattatggacatttagagtcCAACAGACCATATAGCagtgtatgctttagggcggggctacacggtgattgacaggttgctgccacaGCCATAGACAACTTTTCTGTCACTCCTatgcagtccaaatatggtcacatGCGTTGGCTAGTTGCAAAAcggccataatccaagatggcgatgtTTACTGTTATGAGGTATTTGTAGTTGACCTCAGCTctcgatgatgatgatgatttatttCCGGGTATGGTGCGACATGAGACACACTAAACACGGACACACAAATTCCAAGGTAAAAAACACAGCTTAGCATGTTTTAATGACTCGCACTCTATCTGTATTAATTTAGTCAAATACGTTGCATTGTTTCCTGAATACCCTAAATCCCATTTGACATATTTGTCACCTTTTGGTTCTCAGGTGGTCATTTCTCACATTAAAGGTGTCCTCTCAGTTCCCTCTGACCGAGCCgatctctttctcttctcaggGATCTGTTGCCCTTCACTCTGAAGCTTCCAGAAGTCATCGCCTCAGCCACAACGTCGGCCGATCTGGAGGAGGTGGCAAAACTTGGAGCAGGTTTGTGCTCAAGTCTGAATGTTTGGGGAACCACACGCATTTATTTGGGGGAATGAGAGAGCTGCTGGCAGGCTCATGATGAAATGCTGTGTGAAGAGGATGTTTCTTTGCTGTATCtgcagaagaaaacaacatacaatattgtgttttgtaTGTTATGAGTTCTGCTCATAACATTTGCAAATTAATTAGTGTATAAATTAGGAGTGTAGTAGGACTGAAGACATGTTTACATCGCTAGAGAGAGGTTTTGGGCAGATGTATAGTATCACATTCTTGTCATTATATGTGtcatcataaatcataaatgtcCTTATTGCAGCTACAGAGACACTTCTCCAGTCAGTTTGAATCAATCATCAGTGCCTTTGCAGCTAAACTGGTGTGTGAACTTCTCAGGCTCTTGCTGATTCAGCGGTTTACTTCATCCCACATCTGGAGAGTAGAAATCTAGTTGTTTTTTCCCTGAGACTTAAGAACCCATCTCAACCCCCTTTCTGTCCATTCGGGGTCCTGTGACTCGTCTGAGAGCTATCATTTGTCCCTCGGCCTCTTTGAAACTTCATGACACGCGATGATTCAACAAGACTCCCAATGTTTCAAACACATATTATCTTTCTATATCATTTTTTCtcagcctctctttctctccgtctctctttttattcattcataaaagGGTTCCTGTTTAGGGCACTGACACAATGTTGGGTTTTGTGCCAATGGAGGTGCTTTGAGTTCTAACGTACAAGCCACATCAATGGCTGGTGAAGACGAGAAGAGAGCACTGTCACGGTGTCATGTTACCTGTTGTATGGCTCCACCTGTAAGGACTGCAGTGTGTTGTCTTTTGTGATGCCCTTTTGAAGCGACATCTGTTTGTTGTGAAGTTCAAATGATCAACTGAATGTATGAAGCTGAAGTTTAACCAGCCAGAGAGCTAAACTGAGCTGTTGGCCACAATAGTAACCCAAACCATTTCTAACATTGCCAGAAGAAACCAAGCTGTATTTTTACACTGGGATATTAGCCAGCCCTAGGATTATTGTCATGTTATCATAATTAGATTAAACCtacaataaactgaaataaGATTATTTAAAGTTCATTTTGAGGTGATGCGCTAATGCAGTACAATGGTACTGACCTTATTAGGTCGATCAGGTATCAGCCACATGTGACGGATCTACATTTAATACAATTTGTTTGTCAATGTCCTTATATAATTCTGTCATTGCAGGCTGCCAACAGTTTTTTCGGACTGTATTTTTACCAAACAAGTGTGTTTGAAATAACAAGAATGAAATAGTCTTCAAGATGCagttgaaagctccagaaaaagcTTGAGATTATGTCTCAAACGACTGTTTCCGAGGTCAAGGATGACGTTTCAGTCCAGCTTCTTTCCCGTTTTGTATTGTCTTGTGTTCTGGATCCTAATAGTATTATCCTCTGCAGCTACAGTGGAAGTTCCTGTGAACAAGGAAGGCATCAATAAGATCTACTTTTATCTCCATGAAGTCGGGAGCCAAAGATCTTTTTACTGGCATTTACAAAGCTAATGcaccattttattattatatattagcaTGGAGTTACACAAGAATATTAAACTTGACTGACGGGCTCAGCTTTAGTGTTGAAGCATGGTAATCAAAAGTCTCTGCTGAAGTATTTCTCTGTTTGATCCACATCATTGCTACagaaggcctgtgtgtgtgcgtgtgtgtgtgcgtgtgtgtacagtgtgtacagtgtgttagCTCTATTTCTGGCTCCAGTTTAGCTGTCATACATGTCTAAAAGTCACCCTTGAATTAACTTTGAACCTTCAcagtgtttactgtgtgtgtgtgtgtgtgtgtgtgtgtgttgcacaggCCACAGCAGCTCTGTGTGAACACGCCTGTGTGTATAACTGAATAATCAAAACATCAAATTGTAAAATATATCTCTAACACATGGAATTATTAAACCTGCATCTGATAG from Cyclopterus lumpus isolate fCycLum1 chromosome 15, fCycLum1.pri, whole genome shotgun sequence carries:
- the LOC117744431 gene encoding ras and Rab interactor 2-like isoform X2 — translated: MSQSRRQEGKGSFFKLIDSFAWELGTLKKEMGKKEPEEDHKTDPLLGLGDEVGGLFLQASPCTGIRAAPARVRDSGYDSLHRRLSVLDRLVQTHAVWLQLGLSHQDAMRVLQSQPTGTFVVRKSTSLQRKVLSVRMNKDSALPIKDFPVKESQYTFSLLGSGLSFADLFRLVAFCCISRDLLPFTLKLPEVIASATTSADLEEVAKLGAGLCSSLNVWGTTRIYLGE
- the LOC117744431 gene encoding ras and Rab interactor 2-like isoform X1, with the protein product MSSCHPPRVGADFSFASWKTTSQAEAHRGGSEDPVSTSTMSQSRRQEGKGSFFKLIDSFAWELGTLKKEMGKKEPEEDHKTDPLLGLGDEVGGLFLQASPCTGIRAAPARVRDSGYDSLHRRLSVLDRLVQTHAVWLQLGLSHQDAMRVLQSQPTGTFVVRKSTSLQRKVLSVRMNKDSALPIKDFPVKESQYTFSLLGSGLSFADLFRLVAFCCISRDLLPFTLKLPEVIASATTSADLEEVAKLGAGLCSSLNVWGTTRIYLGE